A part of Amycolatopsis camponoti genomic DNA contains:
- a CDS encoding site-specific integrase yields MTSSQMELDAARLLLSKMGVAPADLLTEPVERPQVPTFTDYIPVVARAVSAATARSYSSYWRRLEAAWGSRRLNEPSPSEIKHLAEESRAQAVVRRNAAENFIAAVRCLYRHAVADRILTEAENPALKVAKPRRLPSPRRALADHELIEINAAAAETGDDPYLDTLLLRLHTETACWRGGVLGLRRRDLEETQCLVYLREKDGTSRFQRCRRR; encoded by the coding sequence GTGACCAGTAGCCAGATGGAACTGGACGCGGCCCGGCTGCTGCTGTCGAAGATGGGCGTCGCTCCCGCCGACTTGCTCACCGAACCGGTGGAGCGCCCCCAGGTACCGACGTTCACCGACTACATCCCGGTGGTTGCTCGCGCGGTGTCGGCGGCGACGGCACGCTCGTATTCGTCGTACTGGCGTCGCCTGGAGGCGGCGTGGGGGAGTCGGCGGTTGAATGAGCCGTCGCCCTCGGAGATCAAGCACCTGGCTGAAGAGTCTCGGGCGCAGGCGGTGGTGCGGCGGAACGCGGCGGAGAACTTCATCGCCGCAGTCCGCTGCCTCTACCGGCATGCGGTCGCCGACCGGATCCTGACTGAAGCCGAGAATCCGGCACTGAAGGTCGCCAAACCCCGCCGGCTTCCCTCACCACGACGAGCGCTCGCTGACCACGAACTCATCGAGATCAACGCCGCGGCGGCCGAGACGGGAGACGACCCGTATCTCGACACGCTGCTGTTGCGGCTGCATACCGAGACTGCGTGCTGGCGTGGGGGAGTGCTGGGGTTGCGGCGGCGAGACCTGGAGGAGACCCAGTGTCTCGTCTACCTGCGGGAGAAGGACGGCACGAGCCGGTTCCAGCGGTGTCGCCGACGTTGA
- a CDS encoding GAF domain-containing protein, which translates to MGARDPQRLDDFGPLTLPFPELPRMELEKLLGDVAARAQDVLATQGRLRALLRAHAMVASELSLQVVLQHIVTAARELVESRYAALGVIGEHGLLDEFVHTGMDAELIERIGELPRGRGILGLLTRRAEPIRLADLNSHPDAAGFPPGHPPMDSFLGVPVRIRDRIFGNLYLTGSVNGEFSAEDEQLAVALAATAGVAIDNARRFAESEQRRTWLTASTEITQRLFAGDDARPLDLVLRHAQEGASADFATLALLSEAGRVEVTAAIGVLAEHVLGTVVDLDGSLAGQVVRSGIPSLTDDYAAAGFADLPVPIGSVVVVPLSAGQRVMGVLSVGRLAGRRGFTRADMGHLAGFASHAGVAIELQRVRVEKQAVRIVDEHDRIGSSLNEHVSGKLHAVATGLQGLASASTRPAVRDRLTAYIAVLDDTIGRIQATVYDLDPRSHETENLRERLLTVIDTAGSVLGFDVETSFVGSLAAVPPTVVDDAVAIVEDALSEITRQADATAVEIQISIVSELLTLDVVDNGVTMAAVGRVVTPGPSGCRSGAGTLGQSTSANGSTHLTWTVPLPRREGEN; encoded by the coding sequence ATGGGTGCACGAGATCCTCAGCGGCTGGACGATTTCGGGCCGCTGACGTTGCCGTTCCCGGAGTTGCCGCGGATGGAGCTGGAGAAGCTCCTGGGCGACGTCGCGGCCCGCGCGCAGGATGTGCTGGCGACCCAGGGGCGGTTGCGGGCGTTGCTGCGCGCCCACGCCATGGTCGCCAGTGAGCTGAGCTTGCAGGTCGTGCTGCAGCACATCGTGACCGCGGCCAGGGAGCTGGTGGAGTCCCGTTATGCGGCGTTGGGTGTGATCGGTGAGCACGGGCTGCTGGACGAGTTCGTCCACACCGGGATGGACGCCGAGCTGATCGAGCGCATCGGTGAACTGCCGCGGGGCCGGGGGATCCTGGGGCTGCTGACCCGCCGGGCGGAGCCGATCCGGTTGGCCGATCTCAACAGCCATCCCGACGCGGCCGGGTTCCCGCCGGGCCATCCGCCGATGGACAGTTTCCTGGGGGTGCCGGTCCGGATCCGGGACCGGATCTTCGGCAACCTCTACCTCACCGGCAGCGTGAACGGTGAGTTCAGCGCCGAGGACGAGCAACTGGCGGTGGCGCTGGCGGCGACGGCCGGGGTGGCGATCGACAACGCGCGCCGGTTCGCCGAATCCGAACAACGCCGCACCTGGCTGACGGCCTCCACGGAAATCACCCAGCGCCTGTTCGCCGGCGACGACGCCCGGCCGCTCGACCTGGTGCTGCGGCATGCCCAGGAGGGCGCGTCCGCCGATTTCGCGACGCTCGCCCTGCTCTCGGAGGCCGGGCGGGTGGAGGTCACCGCGGCGATCGGGGTGCTGGCCGAGCACGTGCTCGGCACCGTGGTGGACCTGGACGGCAGTCTCGCCGGGCAGGTCGTGCGGTCCGGGATCCCCAGCCTGACCGACGACTACGCCGCCGCCGGCTTCGCCGACCTTCCGGTGCCGATCGGGTCGGTCGTCGTGGTTCCGCTGTCCGCCGGGCAGCGGGTCATGGGCGTGCTGAGCGTGGGGCGGCTGGCCGGGCGGCGCGGGTTCACCCGGGCAGATATGGGGCATCTCGCCGGGTTCGCCAGCCATGCCGGGGTCGCGATCGAGCTCCAGCGCGTCCGGGTCGAGAAGCAGGCGGTGCGCATCGTCGATGAGCACGATCGGATCGGGTCGTCGCTCAACGAGCACGTGAGCGGGAAACTTCACGCTGTCGCGACCGGGCTGCAGGGCTTGGCCAGTGCGAGTACCCGCCCGGCGGTGCGTGACCGGCTCACCGCCTACATCGCTGTCCTCGACGACACGATCGGGCGCATCCAGGCCACCGTCTACGATCTTGATCCCCGTTCGCACGAGACGGAGAACCTGCGCGAGCGGCTCCTGACGGTGATCGACACCGCGGGGTCGGTGCTGGGGTTCGACGTGGAGACCAGCTTTGTCGGCAGCCTTGCGGCGGTCCCACCGACCGTCGTCGACGACGCGGTGGCGATCGTCGAGGACGCGCTGTCGGAGATCACCCGGCAGGCCGACGCCACCGCTGTCGAGATCCAGATCAGCATCGTGTCGGAGCTGCTCACCCTCGATGTCGTCGACAACGGCGTCACGATGGCTGCTGTGGGCCGCGTGGTCACGCCGGGGCCGAGCGGGTGCCGGAGCGGTGCGGGCACGCTCGGGCAAAGCACGTCCGCGAACGGAAGCACCCACCTGACCTGGACCGTTCCCCTGCCGCGGCGCGAGGGCGAAAACTGA
- a CDS encoding SRPBCC family protein: MAATKSRLRLAGALGAFVLAALAARKWQLRWGANPREVTATLTGDDLIAEPDLVATRAITISAPASEVWPWLAQLGQARGGFYSYDAWENLVGCDIHSADRVVPEWQHVEVGDEVKLHPDVSMAVAGVDEGRALVLRGAVPMGKAAAPYDCTWAFVLRDRPDGSTRLVMRERYGYTRRWAGLLIEPVEAVSFVMSRKMLMGVRDRAEAGGAPDVAAQRDETTTGGRHAGA, encoded by the coding sequence GTGGCAGCGACCAAAAGCCGGCTGCGGCTGGCCGGCGCGCTCGGTGCGTTCGTGCTCGCGGCGTTGGCCGCCAGGAAGTGGCAGTTGCGCTGGGGTGCCAACCCTCGCGAAGTCACCGCCACGCTGACGGGGGACGATCTCATCGCCGAGCCCGATCTCGTGGCGACCCGGGCCATCACGATCTCCGCACCCGCGTCGGAAGTGTGGCCGTGGCTCGCCCAGCTGGGCCAGGCGCGTGGCGGGTTCTACAGCTACGACGCCTGGGAAAATCTGGTGGGCTGCGATATCCACAGCGCCGACCGCGTCGTTCCGGAATGGCAGCACGTCGAGGTGGGCGACGAGGTGAAGCTCCACCCGGACGTCTCGATGGCCGTGGCCGGCGTCGACGAGGGCCGGGCCTTGGTGCTGCGCGGCGCTGTGCCGATGGGAAAGGCGGCCGCACCCTACGACTGCACCTGGGCTTTCGTCCTGCGTGATCGACCGGACGGGTCGACACGGCTGGTGATGCGCGAACGGTACGGCTACACGCGTCGCTGGGCGGGTTTGCTGATCGAGCCGGTCGAGGCGGTCAGCTTCGTGATGAGCCGGAAGATGCTCATGGGTGTCCGGGACCGCGCCGAAGCCGGAGGCGCTCCGGACGTGGCGGCGCAGCGAGACGAAACCACGACGGGAGGCCGGCATGCGGGCGCATGA
- a CDS encoding AbrB/MazE/SpoVT family DNA-binding domain-containing protein codes for MSAFVAPVIPGAGLDGLLAPLAPIAVPLPLPTPPPDRSRCVLAYAIARIDASGRVCVRPLLRLLGWPASVRLAATGVATSVVMKPDPGGAFRLGTRRTVVLPVALRRLCGVTPGDDVLLVADPEHGVLVVHPLTALDRMILGYHASLTGGGSGDQ; via the coding sequence GTGAGCGCTTTCGTAGCTCCGGTGATCCCCGGTGCCGGCCTCGACGGCCTGCTCGCGCCGCTGGCTCCGATCGCGGTTCCTCTCCCGCTACCGACTCCACCGCCTGATCGGTCCCGGTGCGTTCTGGCCTACGCGATCGCCCGCATCGACGCCTCCGGCCGTGTCTGCGTGCGGCCTTTGCTCAGGTTGTTGGGCTGGCCGGCGTCGGTCCGGCTGGCTGCGACCGGCGTGGCGACCTCGGTGGTGATGAAACCCGATCCTGGCGGGGCGTTCCGGTTGGGCACGCGCCGGACAGTGGTGCTGCCGGTCGCACTCCGCCGCCTGTGCGGCGTGACCCCCGGCGATGACGTCCTGCTGGTTGCTGACCCGGAGCACGGCGTTCTGGTCGTGCACCCGTTGACGGCCCTAGACCGGATGATCCTCGGCTATCACGCCTCCCTGACCGGAGGTGGTTCCGGTGACCAGTAG
- a CDS encoding DEAD/DEAH box helicase, with translation MRGFLNIRDPEILAKVQREVDNGLMWPEPWLALNPAFEPGGSVGELVDRGLLHPDNRGIFRARATSSADGQEIAFHQHQVDAIEIAARRESYVLTTGTGSGKSMAYIVPIVDRVLREGSGRGVRAIIVYPMNALANSQRGELEKFLGKVAPKVTFKRYTGQESRAERDVILARPPDILLTNYVMLELMLTRPRERTSLITSARNLSFLVLDELHTYRGRQGADVAMLIRRLRGAVGAQHLQCVGTSATLAGPGTRAAQRAEVATLASRLFGTSIPAANIVGESLRRATVGESSSHRLTARVLASPPADQDALRRDDLAIWIEQTFGLGTDDEGSLSRLPPVRLQDAAGRLAELTGTDLATCARALRELCWPARSPATKTDALCSPSNFTSSSARATPPTSPSTVPNSDISRRTISAVLLRDRRGSRCSHSPSAANAVRISFLSPEKRVASGLNLVCSAAALSSRTTLRDCS, from the coding sequence GTGCGGGGATTTCTCAATATTCGCGACCCGGAAATCCTGGCTAAAGTGCAGCGTGAAGTTGATAACGGGCTGATGTGGCCCGAGCCGTGGCTCGCGCTGAATCCCGCCTTCGAGCCCGGCGGTTCAGTCGGTGAGCTCGTCGACCGGGGACTCCTGCATCCGGACAATCGAGGCATCTTCCGTGCTCGCGCGACCTCGAGCGCCGATGGGCAGGAAATCGCCTTCCACCAGCACCAGGTCGACGCCATCGAGATCGCAGCGCGCCGCGAGTCCTACGTCCTGACCACCGGAACCGGCTCAGGAAAGTCGATGGCCTACATCGTGCCGATCGTCGATCGCGTCCTGCGGGAAGGGTCCGGGCGAGGTGTCCGCGCGATCATCGTCTACCCGATGAACGCCCTGGCCAACAGCCAACGTGGCGAGCTCGAGAAATTCCTCGGCAAGGTCGCACCGAAGGTGACGTTCAAGCGGTACACCGGTCAGGAGAGCCGGGCCGAACGCGACGTCATCCTCGCCCGGCCTCCCGACATCCTGCTCACCAACTACGTGATGCTAGAGCTGATGCTGACCCGCCCCCGGGAGCGCACGAGTCTCATCACCAGCGCCCGGAACCTCTCGTTCCTGGTGCTCGACGAGCTGCACACCTACCGAGGCCGCCAGGGCGCCGACGTCGCCATGCTGATCCGCCGCCTGCGCGGAGCCGTGGGCGCGCAGCACCTGCAGTGCGTCGGCACCAGCGCGACCCTTGCCGGCCCTGGGACCAGGGCGGCTCAGCGGGCGGAAGTGGCGACGTTGGCGAGCCGGTTGTTCGGTACGTCGATCCCGGCCGCCAATATCGTCGGGGAGTCCCTGCGGCGGGCGACCGTCGGCGAGAGCAGCTCACACCGGCTGACCGCGCGCGTGCTCGCGAGCCCACCGGCGGACCAGGACGCCTTGCGCCGCGACGACCTGGCGATCTGGATCGAGCAGACCTTCGGACTGGGTACGGACGACGAAGGCAGCCTCTCCCGCCTACCGCCCGTTCGGCTGCAGGATGCGGCTGGGCGACTCGCCGAGCTGACCGGCACAGATCTCGCGACATGCGCTCGAGCACTGAGGGAACTCTGCTGGCCGGCTCGCAGTCCCGCGACGAAGACGGACGCTCTCTGTTCGCCTTCAAACTTCACCAGTTCATCGGCAAGGGCGACACCGCCTACGTCACCCTCGACCGTCCCGAACAGCGATATCTCACGACGCACTATCAGCGCAGTGCTCCTCAGGGACCGGCGAGGCAGCCGTTGTTCCCACTCGCCTTCTGCCGCGAATGCGGTCAGGATTTCCTTTTTGTCACCAGAAAAAAGGGTGGCGAGCGGTTTGAACCTCGTCTGCTCGGCGGCGGCCTTGTCGAGCAGGACAACGCTGCGGGACTGCTCCTGA
- a CDS encoding toll/interleukin-1 receptor domain-containing protein → MQPEEGTDVELVLVDVGGRRIDTGPAEVVFGSVRLGRWHVHPVAGANRAFPGTSAHLVKINYDLRVDPGAPAVRWFEIGFVLADSDAAVVAALPHGATGPRPATSYRLSRNLEFVPVENGAAEVHVPPVEGPVHVYGASGDAIRWLHVAPGRAGVLPGSYSAWIVLLTPAGQTEQKFRLAARFETEFVDGEDFRPVPKSTEFGISLIGSGRSAAVEAEECDEPGVGLPGSSPRVFICYAHEDETHKKKVRDFADLLRENGLDPRIDEGQEGPRTEWDHWALREIREADFIAVIASPTCRAVGDGTYRGDDRAGIRSELGVIRNLLQKHPRWASYLLPVVLPGCSVEDIPMFLHPETMDHYVVEALTKTEIEYLLKTIRMTPPWQGWDRP, encoded by the coding sequence ATGCAGCCCGAAGAGGGAACCGATGTCGAGCTGGTCCTCGTGGACGTCGGCGGCCGGCGGATCGACACGGGACCGGCGGAAGTGGTCTTCGGGTCGGTGCGTCTCGGCCGCTGGCACGTGCACCCGGTGGCGGGGGCGAACCGAGCGTTTCCCGGTACCTCGGCGCACCTGGTGAAGATCAACTACGACTTGCGTGTCGATCCCGGTGCGCCCGCCGTGCGCTGGTTCGAGATCGGCTTCGTGCTGGCGGACTCCGATGCCGCCGTCGTCGCGGCCCTGCCGCACGGGGCCACCGGGCCCCGCCCGGCGACGTCGTACCGGCTCAGCCGCAACCTGGAGTTCGTTCCCGTCGAGAACGGCGCCGCCGAAGTCCACGTCCCGCCGGTCGAGGGGCCGGTGCACGTCTACGGCGCGTCCGGTGATGCGATTCGGTGGCTGCACGTCGCTCCGGGGAGGGCGGGTGTGCTGCCGGGTTCCTATTCGGCGTGGATCGTGCTGCTGACGCCGGCTGGGCAGACCGAGCAGAAATTCCGGCTGGCCGCGCGGTTCGAAACAGAATTCGTCGACGGAGAAGACTTTCGGCCGGTGCCCAAGTCGACTGAGTTCGGTATTTCACTGATCGGTTCCGGTCGCTCGGCCGCAGTCGAGGCCGAAGAATGCGATGAGCCCGGTGTCGGACTTCCCGGCAGTTCGCCTCGCGTCTTCATCTGCTATGCGCACGAGGACGAAACGCACAAGAAAAAGGTGCGTGATTTCGCCGATCTTCTTCGCGAAAACGGCTTGGACCCGCGGATCGACGAAGGCCAGGAGGGACCTCGCACCGAGTGGGACCACTGGGCATTGCGCGAGATCAGGGAAGCGGACTTCATCGCAGTCATCGCGTCACCGACCTGCCGAGCGGTTGGTGACGGGACCTATCGGGGCGACGATCGCGCAGGCATCCGCAGCGAACTCGGCGTGATCAGGAACCTGCTCCAGAAACACCCTCGGTGGGCGAGCTACCTCCTGCCCGTCGTCCTGCCCGGCTGCTCGGTCGAAGACATCCCGATGTTCCTGCACCCGGAGACCATGGACCATTACGTCGTCGAGGCGCTGACCAAGACCGAGATCGAGTACTTGCTGAAGACGATTCGCATGACGCCGCCGTGGCAGGGTTGGGACCGGCCGTGA
- the nagA gene encoding N-acetylglucosamine-6-phosphate deacetylase → MRLGVAGALVGGAYRRGDVEVDRESGLVTAVGVAGPGSGIAVPGLVDLQVNGFAGVDFLSADVDGYAHASAALARTGVLAYQPTLITSRPEQTVTAIETAAKAQAAEGARILGVHLEGPFLSPARPGTHPVELLRAPDTGLMERLLASGPVTQVTLAPELPGALDVVGACVRAGVLVACGHSDATAAEAHVAFDRGARSVTHLFDAMRPFTHRDPGIAGAALTRDDVFVGVIADPSHLSPEAVRLAFQAARGRVVLVTDALAAGGCLDGHYRLGDVEFEVSGGTARRADGTLVGTTITLLDAVRDACAAGISLEVAVNAATCTPAELFPRGGIGLLRPGNRADVVVLDDSLTLRTVLRSAKEL, encoded by the coding sequence GTGCGCTTGGGTGTGGCGGGTGCTCTGGTCGGTGGCGCGTACCGGCGCGGTGATGTCGAGGTGGACCGGGAAAGCGGTTTGGTGACCGCGGTCGGGGTGGCTGGTCCTGGCTCGGGGATCGCGGTGCCGGGCCTGGTCGATCTGCAGGTCAACGGGTTCGCCGGGGTCGACTTCCTGAGCGCCGACGTCGACGGCTACGCCCACGCGAGTGCGGCGCTGGCCCGCACGGGCGTGCTGGCCTACCAGCCCACGCTGATCACCAGCCGGCCCGAGCAGACGGTGACCGCCATCGAGACCGCCGCCAAAGCCCAGGCGGCGGAGGGAGCGCGGATCCTCGGCGTGCATCTGGAAGGACCGTTCCTCTCACCCGCACGGCCGGGGACCCATCCGGTCGAGTTGCTGCGGGCGCCGGACACCGGACTGATGGAGCGGTTGCTCGCGTCCGGGCCGGTCACCCAGGTGACCTTGGCGCCGGAACTGCCCGGCGCGCTGGACGTGGTCGGCGCGTGCGTCCGGGCCGGTGTGCTGGTGGCGTGCGGGCACAGCGACGCGACGGCGGCCGAGGCACACGTGGCGTTCGACCGCGGCGCGCGGTCGGTGACGCACCTGTTCGACGCGATGCGCCCGTTCACCCACCGCGACCCGGGGATCGCCGGTGCCGCGTTGACCCGGGACGATGTCTTCGTCGGGGTGATCGCCGATCCCAGCCATCTCTCGCCCGAGGCAGTCCGGTTGGCGTTCCAGGCCGCGCGTGGCCGGGTCGTGCTGGTCACCGACGCGCTGGCGGCCGGTGGCTGCCTGGACGGTCACTACCGGCTGGGCGATGTGGAGTTCGAGGTGTCGGGTGGTACGGCTCGGCGGGCCGACGGCACGTTGGTCGGCACCACGATCACGTTGCTGGACGCGGTCCGGGATGCCTGTGCGGCGGGGATCTCGCTGGAGGTCGCGGTCAACGCGGCGACCTGTACCCCGGCGGAGCTGTTCCCACGCGGTGGCATCGGCTTGCTGCGTCCGGGAAACCGCGCGGACGTCGTCGTGCTCGACGACTCGCTGACCCTACGCACAGTCTTGCGAAGCGCGAAAGAGCTGTGA
- a CDS encoding DEAD/DEAH box helicase has protein sequence MTGTFHGLFTGIDRYRDPGFRRLNFAARDAGVLHALFSDNVSGDCVLLENEDATRDRLTAELSRLAEVAGGDDVVVITFSGHGTRSRELATHDAVPGNFAETALPLTRFVDLVRAIRARLLVVVLDCCFSGGMLARAFAEPDGDNARSDGAGAWEILQSISGDGRIFLGAASADEEAFESARYRHGILTHHLVQALMGDGGVLDRGAVCLSSLVKQVLDRVTAEETGVGRRKQHPTFEGTMRRTRFPPLAPGPRYRQIGGHTQPPPVTKDLMSLLPHGIPEQVAEQWRAQVDKLNDVQLSAIHRGLLRGCNVLVSAPTASGKTMVGELAALHATTQNLKAVFLLPSRALVNEQYQRFRKTYTPLGLRVVRATGALRDQVSDLMTGSYHLAVVTYETYIGLLASHPRLLAGVGVLVVDELQSLLLSDRGPRLELLFTRLRRAAHRNLPTPQLVGLSAVLREVDRLAAWLDASLVRITDRVIPLREGVLGPDGTYLHRLHGGKQAQVAQAEEQLLTTSGVVTGDDLAERLVGELVAQGDRVLVFRSSPLRARAFARRLSGRLDLPAAKSVLSALPQGDVSRVGEVLRDCLANGVAFHSTDLGEAEQQAVVEGFGGKEGPIRVVVATTTLAQGVNLSADSVVVCELEHPSRSGRPYTASEYKNMAGRAGRDAAKDVPGRAIVLSDGGVDTQRIWRRYVNARPDPARSALFGADLALPSLVLTVLKGLAEESDGADAAGVADFLAWTYGAFQSQHDRTSGPFSFAEVQSVVASLMEDGFLIAADNGYRLTPLGETVVRSGLDIESARVLAGALGAVADTELTRMTLLGVAQLITEVDDVRFTKPSVNWQREYDEFARQLPRQRCAPAVAAALLGPRSKGGAEIGRVRRALACLMWSNGRPISKIETALTLHLRPQAGIRDPGPIAHAAQRTADVIRAVVDIARHLHPEAELAELAEVLPWQLSLGIVKGLVPVARHLDRRVEREVYLRLDQLGLTDPEGVAAADTAQLLQCAGSEDLADAVRAAAEAAVAEANQPALDDLIDPPKD, from the coding sequence GTGACCGGTACCTTCCATGGGCTTTTCACCGGGATCGACCGCTATCGCGACCCCGGCTTCCGCCGCCTGAACTTCGCGGCGCGGGATGCTGGCGTCCTCCATGCGCTGTTTTCCGACAACGTGAGCGGGGACTGCGTCCTCCTCGAGAACGAGGATGCCACCCGTGACCGGTTGACCGCCGAACTCAGCCGCCTCGCCGAGGTCGCCGGCGGCGATGACGTGGTTGTGATCACCTTCTCCGGCCACGGCACCCGGTCACGGGAGCTGGCGACCCATGACGCGGTCCCGGGAAACTTCGCCGAGACGGCCCTCCCGCTGACCCGGTTCGTCGACCTCGTCCGGGCGATCCGCGCGCGGCTGCTGGTGGTCGTGCTCGATTGCTGTTTCTCCGGTGGAATGCTGGCGCGGGCCTTCGCCGAGCCCGACGGTGACAACGCGCGGTCCGACGGAGCGGGTGCATGGGAGATCCTGCAGTCGATCAGCGGTGACGGCCGAATCTTCCTCGGAGCGGCGTCGGCGGACGAAGAGGCGTTCGAGTCTGCTCGCTACCGGCACGGGATCTTGACCCATCACCTCGTTCAGGCGTTGATGGGCGACGGCGGTGTCCTCGACCGTGGCGCGGTGTGCCTGTCATCGCTGGTGAAGCAGGTACTGGACCGGGTCACCGCAGAGGAGACCGGGGTCGGGCGTCGCAAGCAGCACCCCACGTTCGAGGGAACCATGCGCCGGACTCGGTTCCCGCCGTTGGCACCGGGGCCCCGCTACCGCCAGATCGGCGGCCACACCCAGCCGCCTCCGGTAACCAAAGACCTGATGTCGCTCCTGCCCCACGGCATCCCGGAGCAGGTGGCCGAGCAGTGGCGTGCTCAAGTGGACAAACTCAACGACGTGCAGTTATCCGCCATCCACCGCGGGCTCCTGCGTGGCTGCAACGTCCTGGTCAGCGCCCCCACCGCAAGCGGTAAGACCATGGTTGGCGAGCTCGCCGCGCTGCACGCGACGACGCAGAACCTCAAGGCGGTGTTCCTCCTCCCGAGCCGCGCTCTGGTGAACGAGCAGTATCAGCGATTCCGGAAGACGTATACTCCGCTCGGGCTCCGGGTCGTCCGAGCGACTGGCGCCCTGCGTGACCAGGTGAGCGACCTGATGACCGGCTCATACCACCTGGCAGTGGTGACGTACGAGACCTACATTGGCCTTCTCGCGAGCCATCCACGCTTGTTGGCGGGGGTCGGAGTCCTAGTCGTCGACGAGCTCCAGTCCCTGCTGCTGAGCGACCGCGGTCCGCGACTGGAACTGTTGTTCACCCGCCTGCGCCGGGCCGCGCACCGTAATCTGCCCACCCCGCAGCTGGTGGGGCTTTCAGCCGTGCTGAGAGAGGTGGACCGGCTGGCGGCCTGGCTCGACGCGAGCCTTGTGCGAATCACCGACCGAGTTATCCCGCTGCGCGAAGGCGTTCTCGGCCCGGACGGCACTTACCTACACCGGCTCCACGGCGGCAAGCAGGCGCAGGTCGCGCAGGCCGAAGAACAGCTGCTCACGACATCCGGGGTGGTGACTGGTGACGACCTCGCGGAACGGCTGGTCGGAGAGCTGGTAGCACAGGGCGACCGCGTCCTGGTTTTCCGCTCCAGCCCCCTCCGCGCCCGCGCTTTCGCCCGCCGACTCTCTGGTCGCTTGGACCTGCCTGCCGCCAAATCCGTGCTGAGCGCGCTTCCGCAGGGTGACGTGTCCCGAGTGGGAGAAGTGCTGCGCGACTGCCTTGCCAACGGTGTGGCTTTTCACAGCACCGATCTTGGTGAGGCGGAGCAGCAAGCGGTGGTGGAGGGGTTCGGCGGGAAAGAGGGGCCGATTCGCGTCGTGGTCGCGACCACGACGCTGGCCCAAGGTGTGAACCTGTCGGCCGATTCGGTCGTGGTGTGCGAGCTGGAGCACCCCAGTCGCTCCGGCCGGCCATACACCGCGTCGGAGTACAAGAACATGGCGGGTCGAGCGGGCCGCGACGCCGCCAAGGATGTGCCCGGGCGGGCGATCGTCTTGTCGGACGGCGGCGTCGACACCCAGCGGATCTGGCGGCGCTACGTGAACGCCCGGCCAGACCCCGCACGCTCGGCGCTGTTCGGCGCCGACCTCGCTTTGCCCAGCTTGGTACTCACCGTGCTCAAGGGCCTCGCCGAGGAGTCCGACGGTGCCGACGCGGCCGGGGTGGCGGATTTTCTGGCCTGGACTTACGGCGCCTTTCAGAGCCAGCACGATCGCACCAGCGGACCGTTTTCGTTCGCGGAGGTTCAGTCGGTGGTCGCCTCGCTGATGGAGGACGGGTTCCTGATCGCCGCCGACAATGGCTACCGGCTGACTCCCCTCGGTGAGACGGTGGTTCGCAGCGGCCTGGACATCGAGTCAGCTCGCGTCCTGGCCGGCGCCCTGGGAGCGGTGGCGGATACGGAGCTGACCAGGATGACCTTGCTCGGTGTAGCGCAGCTGATCACCGAAGTCGATGACGTGCGTTTTACCAAGCCATCCGTCAACTGGCAGCGCGAATACGACGAGTTCGCGCGGCAGCTGCCGCGGCAGCGATGTGCGCCCGCCGTGGCGGCCGCCTTGCTCGGCCCCCGCAGCAAGGGCGGCGCCGAGATCGGCCGGGTTCGGCGCGCGCTCGCGTGCCTGATGTGGTCCAACGGCCGGCCGATCTCGAAGATCGAGACGGCACTGACGCTTCACCTGCGCCCCCAGGCCGGTATTCGCGACCCCGGTCCGATCGCCCATGCGGCACAACGGACTGCCGACGTGATCCGTGCGGTCGTCGACATCGCCCGCCACTTGCACCCTGAGGCAGAGCTCGCCGAGCTCGCTGAAGTTCTTCCTTGGCAACTCTCGCTGGGGATAGTCAAGGGCCTGGTTCCTGTCGCTCGGCACTTGGACCGTCGTGTTGAGCGCGAGGTCTACCTGCGGCTGGATCAATTGGGCCTAACCGATCCGGAGGGCGTCGCCGCCGCCGACACCGCGCAGCTGCTGCAGTGCGCAGGTAGTGAGGATCTGGCGGACGCCGTCCGGGCAGCGGCTGAGGCCGCTGTGGCTGAAGCGAACCAGCCTGCTCTCGACGACCTGATCGATCCGCCGAAGGACTGA